The genomic DNA GGGGTTGTCTCCTCGTTGTCGTCTGTTGCTTCGGCTCCCGGTGTCGGCTCGGGGTCGGACGGAGTTTCCGCTCCGTCCCCGTTCTCGCCCTCGTCGTCGCTGCAGCCGGCGAGAGAAGCCAGCGCCGCCCCCGAAAGAGCGATGTACGTGCGTCTACGCATTGCGCAGATATCTGCGGAGCGCGTGTAAAAACCCTCTCTCCGTATCGCGGGCCCAATCCGGTCGTGAGAGCCGACGGGAACACTGCGACCACCGTGAATGTAATGTAGGATGGATGATTACTACACCCATGAGAGAGAGGGCGGATGCCGTCCATCTCAGATCGACCAATGTACGAAAACAACCGAATATTAACCGGGGGGTGGACACGAGGTCAAATCCGCGCAGTACTGCTCGCTGCAATACTTGTGATGTCGCTGGTCGCACTCGCTGTCCCAGCCGCCGCAACGGGTGAAGACGAATCGGCCACCGAACACACCTCCACAGCAGATATCGGCCCAACGCCCGCCGTATCAGCCGTCGAGCGGGGCGGTGCTGACGCCGCGCTTCGGTCCGGTGGACTGTTCTTCCAGGGACAGACGGTCGTGCTTGAAGTACCGGAGTCGGTGACCGAACAGCGTGACTTCCAACTCCGGCGGTACGACAGGCCCGGCGACCGGACCGCCTCGTTCGTTCGTGAGTTCAACGTCGATGGACAGGACCGCTACGAGATCTCAACCAACCGACTCCGCGGCGACTACGCTGTGACACTCGGCAACGACCAAACCCAAGTTGTCGAGTTCGACAGCGACGGCGTCGCAACCGGCGTCGTCGACCAAGCCGACGCCCGGCCGTTTGAGGTCGCCGAACAGTCCCTGCGGGTTTCATGGGGCCAGGACCGAATCACGACCGGTGACGACGATGTTGACCTCAATATCCGCTCGAACCGTGCGCGGTACAACCTCAACGTCAGTGCCGACGGGCTTGACTTCGACGACCTCGTGAACGTCTTCCGCCACGGCGGCGCCTCCGACAACCCCGAACCGCACGCAGACAGAAATCCGTTTGCGGTTGACGGGAGCGTCTACGACGCCTACGAGGACGAGGACGTCCTCGTTGTTCGTGGCCTCCGCGATGGCTCGCTTACCGCTGACTTCACTCAAATCGACGCCGGCGACTACCCCTTCCGGTTTGAGGTGACGGACACGGGTGTTTCGTCAGGTGCACCGGCCAGCGAGGAGACCGACCCCTCGCCCGCATTCTTCGATGCTTCGGACATAGAGCCGATGAGCGCGACTGTCGCACCCGGTGAGACAGTGAGCGTCTCGGCGACAGTCACGAACACGGGCGAGACCGAGGGGACACAGACGGTTTCGCTCCGTATCGACGATTCACCGGTCGCCAACAGTACGGTCGGCTTGGAGGCTGGCATGTCGACAACCGTCGACTTCGAGGTTGACGCGCCGGAGGAGCCCGGACAATACGTTCATAGCATCACGACTGATAACGCGACCGTCGCTGGGAGTCTGACCGTCGAAGCACCCGCGGAGACGCCGACCGAAACGCCAACCGAGACACCGACTGAAACGCCGACTGAAACGCCGACCGAAGAAACTCCCGAGACACCGACTGAAACACCGACCGAAGACCAGCACGGGTTCGGTGCTGTCGTCGCCATCGTCGCTGCGCTCTCTGCCGCGCTACTGCTCGCCCGCCGACAACAGTCGTAAGCAGTGAACCGCCTCGGGGTCAAGTGGTTCGAGGGACTTCGTCTCTCGTCATCACGGAAGACTCCGTCTTCCGTACGACCCCGAGGCTTCCCGTTTCGATGACGCGACTTGCAGGAACCGACGAAGACCGGCCTCCATCGGTTTCCACAGCGGTCGCAGTCTCCACGGGCGTGACTTCGGCCTGTCCCAGACCTAACTCCCGAAGACCGCGAGAAAGAACGTTGTACGACGCATTCGCGTCCCTGTCCGCCTCGAACCCACACGACGGACATGAGTGTTCCCGCACCCACAACGGCTTCTCCGTCTCGACGCCACACTCGGCGCACTCTTTGGTTGTCCCCGCAGGGTTCACTTGGACAACGTGCGTGCCGTACAGGTCGCCCTTATACTCCAGCATATTGATGAACCCACGCCACGCAGCGTCCTGCTTATTCCGGGCGTTCCCCCGCTGTTGAAGCATCCCTGAGACGTTCAAATCCTCCACGAACACGGCGTCATACGTCTTGACCAGCCATGTCGTGAGTTTGTGCTGGAAATCTTCGACTTTCCGCTTGATTCGACGTTTGACTTTGGCGACCTCCCGGCGTTGTTTCTTCCAGTTGTTGCTCCTATGTTCTTTTCGGGAGAGATTGCGCTGTTCCCGACGCAGGCGTTCGTACTCGTCGGAGAGGTTAAGCCAGTCCACGCTGTCGCCATCGCTCGTATAGATGTAGTTGGTGATGCCGAGGTCGATGCCGACACAATCCTCGGCATCCAAGTCATCCACGTCGGGTTTCTCGGGGAGCGTGGTGTCTTCGACTTCGAGGCCAAACGTGACGTACCACTCGCCAGTCGTTTCTTTCTTCAGCGTGACTTCTTTGATAGTGGCGTTGTCGGGGATAGGGCGGTGGTAGCGGATGGGGATGTCACCGATTTTCGAAAGCCAGAGCGTGGCAGTCCGACCACTCGTGTTTTTGAGTTCGAAGCCGGACTGCGAGTACGTCACACTCTGGTATTCTCGCGGCGGTTTCCACTTGAGCCACCCGACCTTGTGCCCGTTCTGTTTCTTCTCGGAAAGGTTCGATAGGTTATCGTAGAAGCGTTCGACGGTTTTCTGCAACGCCTTCGAGTGGACTTCCGAGAACACGGACCATTCGTCTTTCCACTCGGTGAGGCGCTTCTGGTGTTGATACGCCGAACCGATGTTGTCCTCGTCAGTGTCGAGGGCGTTGTATTCGTAGCGGGTGTGGTTGTAGGCTTGGCGGTGGATGTCGATGTGGCGTTCCGCTTCCGCAGCCACACCTGTTCGGTCAGGATAGGCACAGAAGCGGTAGTCGTACCACATCGCCGTACCGTGATTATTGGCATATTTCGACTTAATGATTTGGTTCACAAGTTGTCGGCTTCATCCACGGGGTCAAGCCCCGTGGCATTCGCCTCGACAGCCTGTAAAGACCCCTGAATTGACCGTCAGAGGTCCTCAAAACTGAACCGCTCGCTTTCGGTTGGCCGTGTCGCCCCCGGCCGTGTCACTGTGCTGATTTCTTTCCTGAGGTCGTGGTAGTGTTCGATAACATCGTGCGCGGTGAGAACGCCGACGAGGTCGAAATCCTCGACAACCGGGAGCTTCTTGATGTTTTCTTCCTCCATTCGTTCCGTGGCCCGGCGGAGCGTTTTGTCCTTCGTAATCGTCACCAGTGGCCGGTTCATCACCTTCGATACTGGAATCTCGGAAAACGCCACGTCAGCGGCGAATCCG from Natronomonas pharaonis DSM 2160 includes the following:
- a CDS encoding RNA-guided endonuclease InsQ/TnpB family protein translates to MWYDYRFCAYPDRTGVAAEAERHIDIHRQAYNHTRYEYNALDTDEDNIGSAYQHQKRLTEWKDEWSVFSEVHSKALQKTVERFYDNLSNLSEKKQNGHKVGWLKWKPPREYQSVTYSQSGFELKNTSGRTATLWLSKIGDIPIRYHRPIPDNATIKEVTLKKETTGEWYVTFGLEVEDTTLPEKPDVDDLDAEDCVGIDLGITNYIYTSDGDSVDWLNLSDEYERLRREQRNLSRKEHRSNNWKKQRREVAKVKRRIKRKVEDFQHKLTTWLVKTYDAVFVEDLNVSGMLQQRGNARNKQDAAWRGFINMLEYKGDLYGTHVVQVNPAGTTKECAECGVETEKPLWVREHSCPSCGFEADRDANASYNVLSRGLRELGLGQAEVTPVETATAVETDGGRSSSVPASRVIETGSLGVVRKTESSVMTRDEVPRTT
- a CDS encoding CBS domain-containing protein, with product MLVKEAMTERVVTCHANVSLRTAAGRMLRNDVGSVIVRDDETPVGMVTETDALRAGFAADVAFSEIPVSKVMNRPLVTITKDKTLRRATERMEEENIKKLPVVEDFDLVGVLTAHDVIEHYHDLRKEISTVTRPGATRPTESERFSFEDL
- a CDS encoding PGF-CTERM sorting domain-containing protein, encoding MYENNRILTGGWTRGQIRAVLLAAILVMSLVALAVPAAATGEDESATEHTSTADIGPTPAVSAVERGGADAALRSGGLFFQGQTVVLEVPESVTEQRDFQLRRYDRPGDRTASFVREFNVDGQDRYEISTNRLRGDYAVTLGNDQTQVVEFDSDGVATGVVDQADARPFEVAEQSLRVSWGQDRITTGDDDVDLNIRSNRARYNLNVSADGLDFDDLVNVFRHGGASDNPEPHADRNPFAVDGSVYDAYEDEDVLVVRGLRDGSLTADFTQIDAGDYPFRFEVTDTGVSSGAPASEETDPSPAFFDASDIEPMSATVAPGETVSVSATVTNTGETEGTQTVSLRIDDSPVANSTVGLEAGMSTTVDFEVDAPEEPGQYVHSITTDNATVAGSLTVEAPAETPTETPTETPTETPTETPTEETPETPTETPTEDQHGFGAVVAIVAALSAALLLARRQQS